In the genome of Fimbriimonadia bacterium, the window TACGACCATGGCTCGCTCATGAGGGATCGTAGGGAGTATGAAGCGAAAGCCAGCCTCGGAATGCGCTTCTAGGGAGCAATCCGACCGCTCTGTGTGTCCTATGTTCTCGGTTCTCCTGTAATCGTTACTTTGCAGCCCTCGATGTTGCGAGGGCCCATTACGCAAGGAGGAAGCGATGCGCAAAGTGTTTCGAAGCCGCGGGTTCTCGCGCACGATGCTTGCCATCGGCCTCGTGCTGCTGCTCGGTACCGCAGTCTGCTGGACCAAGGTGTACTTCGACAACCGTGAGCTGTACCGCTTCTCCCAGCAGTTCTTTCGCCCGGGGATGGACACGGAGGAGTCGCTGAAAGAACTGCTGCACTACGTCGCGGTAGAGTGCAAGCACCCTGTAGATCCAGCGAAAGCTCACTGGGTGGCCAAGCTGGAGGAACGGCTGCCGCTCAAACTCTCTCCCGTGACGGTCCTGCGCGAAGGTTATGCGTTTCCTGGCACGGAACGCTTCGGTGAGTGCGGGAGCATGAGCGAACTGATCGGTGCGATCGCGCGGATTCGCGGGATGCCTGTGCGTATGGTGTTGTTGGACGATGCAGCCGCGGGCGGAGAACACAAGATGGTATCCGTCTGGCATGATGGCGGTTACCGCCTGTTGGACCCTGCTTTCGATCACTACTGGGTGAACGAGGAGGGACGGATCGCCACCATCGAGGAGGTCCGTGACAACCCTGAGATCTTCGCGCAGGTGTTCCAGAAGCACGAGCACTACCCATACCGCCTCGACAAGCCGCAGTACTTCCGATGGAGTCGGCTCGGGCCCATGGAGGGCTTCGCCCGTTCGGTGGTTGGACTGTTCGTGGGGGCCAAGGGGGTCGAGGAGATGGACACGCCGGCGTTCATCGACCGACCGTGGCTAGGCTACGGATGGGCGTGTCTGTTCATGGCAGTGCCGCCGCTGTTCCTCGGGTGGCTAACCCGTCCTCGCAGGGCCACAAAGCATCCCGAGAGTACGGACCAGGTGCAGGCTGCCTAGTCGCCGATCTGACCGAGGCCGAGAAGGGCGATGCTGAGATCCGGCAGATCCACGATTCCCGAGCCGTCTAGGTCTTCCCTCACCTGTCCCGTCAGCGCGAACTTCACCAGAACAGCGTTGATGTCGCTGATAGTGATCGTGTTGTCCCCGTCCGAGTCACCATTGGAGAGAACGAAGTCGGCCTGCGCGGGTGACAAAGGTGCAAGCTGCAGTGGTTGAGAGAGAGCGCTCAGCCAGTGCGAGGCTTTCAGGCGCAGACGATACTCACCGGACAGCGGGAAGCTCAGTTCGTAGCTGCCATTCGGCCCCAGTGTGGTCCATCCAGAAGATACGACTTGTTGATCGTCGAGCAACCAGTATTCGACATCTACCCCTTCTGCAGGCTGCAGCCAATTTGATAACGTGACCGACCCACCAACGCGAGAGAACGCCGGAAGGACCACCAGGTAATTGTCCGTCACGTCCACCGTGATTGGTTGGTAGTCCATCATCCGGGTGGAGAGGCCGGCGGGCGTCTCTCTGCCGTCGAAAAGCCAGTGCAGATCTTGACCTATGCCTTCCGGCTGGACGGTGAAGGTGAAGAGCGTACGGTTGAAGCTCCAGGACGACGATGCGCTCCCGTTCGCGCCGACCACGAAGTAGAGACCTCGCTCGGCCACGAAGGGTTTGGTGGTGTCGCCGGGGTCTATGCCGTTATCGTGCATGGGCCCGTAGTCGGGTTGCCAAAATACCTTTAGCGGAAAGTGCCCGCTCGGCGAGAACCCGGCGTTCGCCTGATTGGCAAAGGTGTTCGCCTCGGCGTCGCTAATAATGCCGATACCGTCCAGCGAGAGCGTGGCCTGCAGAATCGTCCATCGCTCGATATCAGGGTCGTCCGTCCAGTACGCAAAGCGGATGGACACTTGGTCGCCTGGCTCTGCTGGGAGGGCACCCGGCCCTTCGAGACCCTTGGTCTCGTTGCGGAACCACAGGCGCGCAACATAGTCGGCCGCGACGGGTAGGGCCGATAGGAACAAGCAGCCTACACCGATGAGCAGATACCAGGTCCGAGCCGCTGGGGGCCTAGCGCCTCGAGCCGATAACACCTTTCTCCCTTCCCTATGGCAAAACTGCTCCCCTATTCTACAACAGGGATGACGGATGAGCAACGGCAGAGCGCCCCGAATCGCCACATCTAACCGATTCTTGACGTAAGACGGGATACTTGGTACAAAGGTCACAACCCTGCGATGCTTGCTTGGCACACATCCCACCCTCTCGACCAAATCCAAGCATCCTCGGCCACGTGCCGCACTCGGCTGTAGAGTATGTTGCAGGGGAACTGGATGGAGGCTAGCCATCGCGTTGGCATCACGCTAATCGTAACGTAAGTAGGGCCCGGTCTTGCGACCGGACCCTAGATAGTCACCCCGCGATGGGGGGAGTTGCCTGCGGCGAACCTTATTGAAGGGATGGTTCGGGCAGACACCTTTCGGATACACGAGGAGTATACCACACTCCCATAGAAGATGCAATCTAGCTACCATGAAACGGCTTGGACTCGATCTCGGTACCTCATCTATCGGCTGGGCGTTGCTTGAAGAGGAAGACGGTAACGCGCGAAAACTCGTCGACTGCGGTGTGCGGATCTTCTCGGAAGTAACTGACCCGCAGAAGCGCGAATCGTTTGTCCCAAAGAATAGGGAGCGAAGGCAGAAGCGCGGGATGCGGCGAAATCTGGAACGCCGGGCGGCACGTATACGCACTGCAAGGGACGCGCTAGTCGAAGCAGGGCTGCTGCCGCTCGACGAAGAGGAACGCAATCGTGTAGTTGACCACTTGGACCCGTACGAGGTGCGTGCTCGCGCCTTGGACGAGAAGCTCTCGCTGCACCAAATCGGGCGTGCTCTGTTCCACCTCGCCCACCGCCGCGGGTTCAAGAGCAACCGCAAAGCACTGTTCGCAGATCTCCACCACCTCGATCCGCGTGTTCGCGAGTTCATCGAGAAGCCAGAGACCGACGAGATGGAAGGCCAAGAAGAACTGAGTAAGGAGGAGAAAAAGGAACAGAGCGAGACCCTCAAAGCCATCGCTGAACTCCGCCAGGAGATCGAGAAGAACGGCTGTCGCACACTGGGCGAGTACCTATATCGTATAAACCATGAGCGCGAACCACATGACCGTCTCCGGGCGCGGGAGCGCAAGACGGATAGGGCGATGTACGAGGAGGAATTCGAAGCTATCTGGGCGGCGCAGCAACCGCACTATCCTGACCTACTGACCGACGGTTTGAGAGCCAAGCTGTTTCACGCCATCTTCTTCCAGCGCCCCCTACGCCGACCGTACGTGCTGAAGCGCGTCAAGCTTCCCGACGGGACAGAAAAACTGAAGCTAAAACCAAAGGGCACGATCGGTCGTTGTCAGTTCGAGCGGCACCATCGAAGGGCGGACCGCGCGCTGCTCCTGTCGCAGGAGTTTCGCATCTGGCAAGACCTCGCACACATCGAAGTGCTAACGGACAACCTGGCGGGCTGGCGCTTTCTGACGCTGGAAGAGCGCAACAAAATCTACGCGGCCCTGCACGGCAAGGAGGAGATAACCTGGAAGCAGTTCCGCAAGGTCCTCGGACTCTCCGCGGAAGCACGCATCAACTTCGAGGTGGACGGCGGAAAGAAGAAATTCGCCGGCAACATCACGGACGTCCGACTCCGGCGCATTATCGGTGACGAATGGGATGCCTGGCCGAGAGAGCGGAAGGACAAGCTGGTCGAATCGCTCCTCACCATTACGGACAAGGCCGACCTCGTCAAGCACCTGCTCGATCACCCGAACTGGCGCTTCGACCCGAAGACAGCGTATCGCTTGGCCATCCTCCAACTCCCTGGCGGCGTGATGAGCCTGAGCGCCCGCGCGATGGACCGCATCCTTTATGGACCGAAGCCGAAGGGTGGCGGCGACCGCATCCCAGGCTACGGGCTCATAAACGGGCAGAACTATCACGACGCTTGCCAGGCCGCGGGCTACCTACGCGCCGACCAGATCAGCCAACACCTGCTCAGTCGGCTTCCGAAACCCGAGCTTACGCGCAACCCCGTCGTGGACCACGCTCTGCACCAGGTGCGCAAGCTCGTCAACGCCATCATCCGAGAGTATGGTCGGCCAGACGCGGCCACCATCGAAATGGCACGCGACATGAAGCTGAACCGCGAGCAACGGGAACGCATCTTGCGAGAGAACCGAGAGAACCGAGAGCAACGCGATTGGGCGGTGGAGAAAGCCAAGGAGCTGGGTATCGAAGAACCTAGCAGCGACCAGATTCTCTGGCTGCGTTTGCTCAAGGAGTGCAACTACACCTGTCCCTACACCGGCAAGTCCATCACCGAGAGGTCGCTACTCACAGGCGACTTCGAGGTAGAACACATCATCCCCTACAGCCGCTGCCTGGACGACTCGTACATGAACAAGACCCTCTGCGACACGCAGTTCAACCGGCATGTCAAGAGAAACAAGACGCCGTACGAGTTGTTCTCGAGCGACGAGCAGAGGTACGGCGAGGTGAAGCTGCGCATTCAGTGCCTGCCCAAGCCGAAGCAGAAAAAGTTCGAACAAATCGAGATTGACACCGAACAGTTCGTGTCTCGCCAGCTCAATGACACGCGCTACATCTGCCGCGCAACGAAGGACTACTTGAAGCAAGTGATCCCGGAAGTGGACGTGTCGCGCGGAGGCGCGACCGCCGCACTGCGCCACGTGTGGGGGCTCAACGGCATGCTGCCCGCGCCACCTCCCGACAGCGAGAAAGCAAAGGCGGAGAAGCGCACCGATCATCGCCACCACGCCATAGACGCCGTAGTCATCGCCTGCACCACGCGCAGCCTGCTGAAGCGCCTCTCGGACATCACCGCCAAGGGTGGCAGCCTCACGCTTCGCCAGACGGTGGACGACGAGCGACTGAAGTTCCCTCCTCCATGGCCGACGCTGCGTGACGACGTGAAGAAGGCACTGGACACAATGGTGGTCTCCTTCGCGCCGACCAGG includes:
- the cas9 gene encoding type II CRISPR RNA-guided endonuclease Cas9 (Cas9, originally named Csn1, is the large, multifunctional signature protein of type II CRISPR/Cas systems. It is well known even to general audiences because its RNA-guided endonuclease activity has made it a popular tool for custom editing of eukaryotic genomes.) — protein: MKRLGLDLGTSSIGWALLEEEDGNARKLVDCGVRIFSEVTDPQKRESFVPKNRERRQKRGMRRNLERRAARIRTARDALVEAGLLPLDEEERNRVVDHLDPYEVRARALDEKLSLHQIGRALFHLAHRRGFKSNRKALFADLHHLDPRVREFIEKPETDEMEGQEELSKEEKKEQSETLKAIAELRQEIEKNGCRTLGEYLYRINHEREPHDRLRARERKTDRAMYEEEFEAIWAAQQPHYPDLLTDGLRAKLFHAIFFQRPLRRPYVLKRVKLPDGTEKLKLKPKGTIGRCQFERHHRRADRALLLSQEFRIWQDLAHIEVLTDNLAGWRFLTLEERNKIYAALHGKEEITWKQFRKVLGLSAEARINFEVDGGKKKFAGNITDVRLRRIIGDEWDAWPRERKDKLVESLLTITDKADLVKHLLDHPNWRFDPKTAYRLAILQLPGGVMSLSARAMDRILYGPKPKGGGDRIPGYGLINGQNYHDACQAAGYLRADQISQHLLSRLPKPELTRNPVVDHALHQVRKLVNAIIREYGRPDAATIEMARDMKLNREQRERILRENRENREQRDWAVEKAKELGIEEPSSDQILWLRLLKECNYTCPYTGKSITERSLLTGDFEVEHIIPYSRCLDDSYMNKTLCDTQFNRHVKRNKTPYELFSSDEQRYGEVKLRIQCLPKPKQKKFEQIEIDTEQFVSRQLNDTRYICRATKDYLKQVIPEVDVSRGGATAALRHVWGLNGMLPAPPPDSEKAKAEKRTDHRHHAIDAVVIACTTRSLLKRLSDITAKGGSLTLRQTVDDERLKFPPPWPTLRDDVKKALDTMVVSFAPTRKLFGGLHEEGIYGVHMDGDRPMYHIRKRLEDLSAGQIEDIRDPELRKQVKERVTAAGGDLKKAFAESPTYKRTRVRRARICVAREPKATVQLPHGHAFLGSYHHVEILECLRAHQDEEGKKWKVGQRKGVFVSMLEAAERAHGKPSKGIPKRPIVQRDHGPDWRFVMSLSQGDLVRMDEDEKLYRVQKFGATAARAVFREATLAGPDEKWGLLQQAINVLRCTKVNTDLLGRVFPAND